Proteins encoded together in one Planctopirus ephydatiae window:
- a CDS encoding PVC-type heme-binding CxxCH protein has protein sequence MRKLTNQFAAALLVVGNWISPLPAAEVPPKVLDDRLQLECVLDSPAIATPTGLDVDSQGRIWVIENNTHFRPGSYSRHPLDRVLVFQPQSQASGKTDKPTEVPLTVFKNDLKNSMSLLLGERDPLAREATKNLVFIATRSQILKCQDHDGDGKCDESQVLINFETTGNYPHNGLSGLAWHPSGKLIFGCGENLGASYELKGADGKVIAGGGEGGNVYRCDILGHALEQVATGFWNPYASAFTKAGDWFTVDNDPDSRPPCRLLHVIEGGDYGYRFRNGRKGTHPFTSWNGEIPGTLPMVCGTGEAPSGIIVHSGKGFPADYNQTLLVTSWGDHRIEQYMLKPRGTSFGADFRTIVIGGEDFRPVSIQQDSAGNVYFSDWVKRDYQLHGQGRVWKLSPKLATSSKDGLVAIDAPRSSASSGLADPFVFRRRLVESAKQPSEELIQALKVATNPYAAELAFLALRQQKGLTSEVLSMAATSPHPSVRRLLVQAVAEDRLPDAQKWIEQVLTGDLSSKDLFLAALAARAMISGQPPAEFEKAPPATLAKPILFDSTQNAGIRALALELLNPDDPALNDQFFQEALKGPEPLRTAAVRSLARASQPARKKLLTNIAIDESLPVELRLDALAGLILPPTTTAEAGAQSSAEITPSILKLLDSPDPRIQSSAIRTLRNVLKPQIAASPELARKIEKIQSTGQGDVLEQLKIATASAEPTATPASIDWNSRGDHHAGRRVFFSADATSCAKCHRVDGAGGNVGPDLSGIARTMNRQKLAESIIEPSREISPQFSTLALEMTDGRTITGMLADGSPKGMIRIRNHEGVVSDIPLDQIEEQSVSRESLMPKGLIQQMTPQEFRDLLSYLETLK, from the coding sequence ATGCGGAAACTGACCAATCAATTTGCTGCCGCTCTTCTCGTCGTGGGGAATTGGATCTCGCCTCTCCCCGCCGCCGAAGTTCCTCCCAAAGTTCTCGACGATCGCCTGCAACTGGAATGCGTTCTCGATTCGCCCGCCATTGCCACTCCCACCGGGCTCGATGTTGACTCTCAGGGCCGCATCTGGGTCATCGAGAACAACACCCACTTTCGTCCCGGCAGTTACTCCAGGCATCCTCTCGATCGAGTGCTCGTCTTTCAGCCGCAAAGTCAGGCTTCAGGGAAAACCGATAAACCTACCGAAGTTCCACTCACCGTCTTCAAAAACGACCTCAAAAACTCGATGAGCCTCCTCTTGGGCGAACGCGATCCACTCGCCCGGGAAGCCACAAAAAACCTGGTCTTTATTGCCACGCGGTCTCAGATTCTCAAATGTCAGGATCACGATGGCGACGGGAAATGTGATGAATCCCAGGTGCTGATCAATTTCGAGACCACAGGCAACTATCCACACAATGGACTTTCAGGCCTCGCCTGGCATCCCTCCGGCAAACTGATCTTTGGCTGCGGCGAAAACCTGGGGGCCTCTTATGAACTCAAAGGGGCCGATGGAAAAGTCATCGCTGGTGGCGGAGAAGGGGGCAACGTCTATCGTTGCGATATCCTTGGCCATGCACTCGAACAGGTTGCCACAGGTTTCTGGAACCCCTATGCCAGCGCCTTTACAAAGGCAGGCGACTGGTTCACAGTCGATAACGATCCCGACAGCCGCCCTCCCTGCCGATTGCTTCATGTCATCGAAGGTGGCGATTACGGCTACCGCTTTCGCAATGGTCGCAAAGGGACACATCCTTTCACCTCCTGGAATGGCGAAATTCCAGGCACTCTCCCCATGGTCTGCGGCACTGGTGAAGCCCCTTCGGGCATCATTGTCCATTCGGGGAAAGGTTTCCCTGCTGACTATAACCAGACATTGCTCGTGACCAGTTGGGGCGATCACCGGATTGAGCAGTACATGCTGAAGCCGCGAGGAACTTCCTTTGGTGCCGATTTCAGAACCATCGTGATTGGTGGTGAAGATTTCCGCCCCGTTTCCATCCAGCAGGATTCCGCCGGGAACGTTTACTTCAGTGACTGGGTCAAACGCGATTACCAGCTGCATGGGCAGGGCCGCGTGTGGAAACTTTCACCCAAGCTGGCCACTTCCTCAAAAGATGGTCTTGTTGCCATAGACGCACCCCGTTCCTCTGCATCCTCCGGCCTGGCAGATCCATTCGTTTTCAGGCGTCGATTGGTCGAATCGGCCAAACAGCCTTCAGAGGAGTTGATTCAGGCTCTGAAAGTCGCCACGAATCCTTACGCCGCCGAACTGGCGTTTCTCGCATTGAGGCAGCAGAAAGGACTAACTTCCGAAGTCTTATCGATGGCGGCAACGAGTCCACATCCCTCTGTTCGTCGGCTGCTGGTACAGGCCGTTGCCGAAGATCGCCTGCCAGATGCCCAGAAATGGATCGAACAGGTTCTCACAGGAGATCTATCCTCCAAAGATCTCTTTCTCGCCGCACTGGCGGCTCGTGCCATGATCTCTGGCCAGCCACCAGCCGAGTTTGAAAAGGCTCCCCCGGCGACTTTGGCCAAGCCGATTCTCTTCGACAGCACACAAAATGCAGGGATCCGGGCACTCGCTCTCGAACTCTTAAACCCCGACGATCCCGCGCTCAACGATCAGTTTTTTCAGGAAGCTCTCAAAGGTCCTGAACCGCTTCGCACAGCAGCCGTCCGCTCGCTGGCCCGTGCCAGTCAACCCGCCAGAAAGAAACTGCTGACGAACATTGCGATCGATGAGTCTCTACCAGTCGAACTGCGTCTGGATGCTCTTGCCGGTCTCATATTGCCTCCCACAACCACAGCAGAAGCTGGAGCCCAGTCATCAGCAGAGATTACTCCTTCAATCCTGAAACTGCTCGATTCCCCAGATCCGCGAATTCAGTCCAGTGCCATTCGCACTTTGCGAAATGTGCTCAAACCACAAATTGCCGCCTCGCCGGAACTCGCTCGAAAAATTGAAAAGATCCAATCCACGGGACAAGGCGATGTCCTTGAACAGCTCAAGATCGCCACAGCTTCAGCCGAGCCAACCGCCACTCCAGCCTCGATCGATTGGAACTCTCGCGGAGACCATCACGCGGGCCGTCGCGTCTTTTTCTCAGCCGATGCCACCTCCTGCGCGAAATGTCATCGCGTCGATGGTGCGGGTGGTAATGTCGGGCCAGATCTGAGCGGGATTGCCCGCACGATGAACCGGCAGAAGCTTGCCGAATCCATCATCGAGCCCAGTCGAGAAATCTCGCCCCAGTTTTCCACTCTCGCGTTAGAAATGACCGATGGTCGCACTATCACTGGCATGCTGGCCGATGGTTCACCCAAAGGGATGATTCGCATCCGCAATCACGAGGGAGTCGTCTCAGATATCCCGCTCGATCAGATCGAAGAGCAGTCCGTCTCGAGGGAATCATTGATGCCCAAAGGGCTGATTCAGCAAATGACTCCTCAAGAGTTCCGCGATCTGCTGAGCTATCTGGAAACCTTGAAGTAA